A segment of the Sphingomonas cannabina genome:
CGCGAAGGTGCCCGATGGCACCAAGGAGGCGGCGGCGCTCGACAAGCAGGTCGCGGATGCCCGCGAAGCGCTCGCCACGCTCGAGAAGACCGAATCGGTGCTGAAGCCGACGCTGTCGACGAGCAAGACCTCGATCCACACCGGCTGGGAGCGGCTCGATCACGGGCTGGAGAAGGCGCAGAAGCACCCGGAGCTGATGCTCTACAAGCTCCAGTCCAACAGCTACAAATTCTCCTGGCTGCTGATCCCGCTGTCGCTGCCGTTCATGTGGCTGATGTTCTTCTGGAAACGCGACTACAAGATGTACGACCACGCCGTGTTCGTGACCTATTCGCTCGCGTTCATGTCGCTGCTGTTCATCGTGCTCACCCTCGCGGGCGCGGTCGGCGTGAGCAATACCTGGCTGGGACTGGTGGGGACGGCTGTCCCGGTGATCCACCTCTACCGCCAGCTGCGCGGCGCCTATCAGCTCCGGCGCAGGACCGCGATCCTGCGCACCTTCTTCCTGCTCATGTGTATCGTGATCATCCTCACGCTGTTCCTGGTGCTGGTGATCGGGCTGGGGCTGGTCGGGTAGGCAAAACCTCCCGTTCGAACTCAACGGACGTCGTCCGGAGCGTCGGGACGCAAACCGTAGCCGATCAAGGATCGAGTTGCGAAGCGGCCCGCCGTTCCACGATCTCCGTCGTTGTCCGTGTCTCCAGCCGGCCGCCGGCGCCCCTGATCTCTAACGTCGTAACTTTCCTGCGCCGATGCGCCTGCCCTGCGGGATCGCTATCGAACGCGGTGACAACGGTTCCGGAAATATCCTCGCGCGCCCGTGCGCGAAGAGCCGCGTCGAACGTCAACGTCTCCTGATTGATCTCGGCCGCGGCAACATCGGACTGGGCCAGATCTCGACGCGCCGCGTCTGGATCGATGGTCATCTCGGCAACAAAGGCCGTGCCACCGGACCCGACCGTTTTTCTTAATGGCACGGGCCCGCGCGTCCCGCGCTCCTGGTAGGGGGCTCCGTCACGAAGATCCACGGACCGCAGATCGAACGGCTCGATCATCTGGATCACCGATTGCGGATCGCATTCGATTCGAAAAGCATTCCATGTGAAGACCCATCGCCCGCACGCCGCACGTGATAGGCCGGCCGCCTTGAGCCAGCTGTCTGCCCGTGCTTCCAGTTCCCTGCCGTTGAGCAACTGCGGTGGCCCGTGAAACGGCCTGAAGACCCGTGCGGGGAATTGCCAATTGCCCGGACGCCCCTTCCCCGCGGCGTTCTTCGGAAGGTCGTACTCCAGCTCCACGCCGGCTTCACGCACCGCAACGATACGCTCGATGATCGTATCCCGATCGGTTGAATTTCCCGACGAACCCTCGCTGCTTCGCCACGAGGATTTGCTGTCCCTCGTGATTTCATAGGCATCGCCAGCCTGAGGCACGGATTGGATCGATCCCGTCTGGGCGGCGAAGATCGGCTGAAGCAGCGCAGCAGCTATCGTTATCCACCGCGTCAACAGCCGTTCCCCCTCGCTTGTGACCATGCGCGGTCCATTCGGGCAAGTCGAGGGCCGGGCCTTACTGCGGGCACGGATACCGCTTCTTCATGATCGCATAAAAGGCGTCCCTGACGCTGATCCCGCGATCGGCCGGCGGGATGGCGTTGAACTCGCGGATCAGGTCGGTGCTGGTCAGGCCGGTGCGGCCGCGCGGCGGCGGGCAGCTGTGCGGCGGCTCGCCCGCCCGGCTCGCGGCGGCGAGGTCGGCGCGATAGGCGGCGATCACGCCCGCGATCTCGGCCTTGAGCTGCTGGAGTTCCGGTGATTCGGCCGCAGCTGCCCCCATCGCGCGCAACGCGTTGGTCCGCGCGATGAAATCGGCGACGGTCATCGGCGGTTGCTGCACCGTCGCCGATACGCCCGAAACCGGCAGCAGCAACGCCGCTACGGCAGCCCACATGAAAAACCCTCCCGCATCTTTCGATGCGGAAGGGCTATGGAGCACGGGGTCGGCCGTCAATCAGCCTGCGATCAAGCACCCCGCGGCGCGGGATTGCCGACCGGACCCTTGGGCGGCCGCCCACGCGACCGATCTGTCCAGGCTCCGGCCGGTCTTCATCTCCACCGGCTCGCTCGATCCCTTTTTCGATGAGGACATGGATTATGCGCGGCCCCACCGCGCCGCACGTCTTCCCGGATGGGCTCCATGCCTGTGATATCGTGCCGACGGCCCGGGTGAGCGCAGCCGCCCGCGCCGCCGGCCTCGCGGCGCAGCACCGCTTTCTCCATGGCTGACGAAGAACGCTCGGCGATCCTGGTTCCGCCGTCGAGCCGCTTCAGGCAATCGCCCCTCGCGGGAGCGGTCGCCCCGCCCGGTCTATCCGGTCACCCGCACCAGCCGCAGCTCGATCGTTTCGCCCGGTGGCGGCAGCTCATTGTGAGTGTCGGTGATCCAGATCAGCCGCCCGCTTCCGTCCGTGATCCGCGCCGACACCGAATAGCGCCCGCGCGCGTCGATGCGGGCGCGGGCATAGGTGAGCGAGAAGGGGATCGGCACCTGCCGCCCCTCGGTGGCGATCTCGGTCTCGGCGATCACCGGCGCCGGCGCATCCATGCGGCTGACGTCGCTGATGTGGACCTTCAGCCGGGCGTCCTGCGGCAGGGCGATACGCTCGCGATAGATCACCGTCCCGGTCAGCGTCACCTGACCGCTCGGCGCGGCCGGCACGGTCGCAATCTCCTTCGATGGCGCCGTCTGGCAGGCGACGAGGCCTGCCAGTAGCGGGATCAGCAGCGATGCTCGCCTCATCATGGACTCCTCTCCCGCCGCCGATTCAGCCGTTCGCGAAGTCGAGCTGGATCACCTTGGTCGGCGTCGCCCGGCAGTAGAAGGGCAGCGTGCGGTCCCCGTCGGGATAGGCCGCGGTCAGCGAGGCGCCGAACCGCCAGCCGCCGTTGCCGGGTTCGATCGAGACGAGCCGGTCATAGGTGAGTCGCGTCCCGCCGGTGGCGCCGATCTGGCGCGCGGCCTCGCGCAGGCAGGTCTGCACCGAGGGCCGCGATGCCGGCGGCAGCGGCGACAGGTCGGCGACCAGCGTGGCGGGCGGCCCGGCGGGGAAGGTCGCGGGCGCCTCCGGCTCGGCCGCCGCCGCTGCCGCCTCCTTCTTCCGCTTGTTCGCCGAGCTGGCGAGCAGCGCGATCAGGCCGCCGGCGACGGCGACCCCGGCGATGACGGCGCCGGTGCTCGGCCCCTTGTCGCGGTCGGGCGGATAATAGCCGCCGCCACCGCCGCCGGCCCAGCGGCCGTAGGTGAAGTCGGCGCGGCAGCCGCGGTCGACCCAGATCGAGCGCCGGTCGTAGCCCCAGCTCCGCCCATAGCTGCAGGAGCCGCCGAGCCGGCGGACGAGCTGGACGCGGTTCTCGGTGTTCGCGGCGCAGCGCTGGTGCCGGTTCCGGCGCGATTCGCAGCGCAGCGTCTGGCCATAGCCGGGCCCGGGATAGACCGGCGGCCGGACCCCCGGATTGCCCGGATAGGGCGGCCGCGGCGGGCGTGGGCGGCCGGGAACGGGCGAGGGAAGCGGCACGGGCCGATCGACGATCGGCGACGGGAGCGGCACCGGCCGGTCGGGAACCGGCGAAGGAAGGGGTACCGGGCGGGTCTGCGCTGCGACCGGCACCGTTCCCGCCGGCGAAAGCAGCGCAGCGATGACCAGCGCTGCGACGGGCTTGTTCCTCATCCCCTGTCTCCCTGTTGCGTCTTGCCCCGACGACATCAGATTACACTCGACCGCTGGATCGACCAACATCAATCTGACGACGAAACGATCTCGATCGGACCGAGTAGTTCGGCACCGGTGCTTAATAGATCGATCTTGCCGCCTTCATTGCTTGACTTGCCGGTCGAAGCATGATGCACTTGTTTAGTGCGCGTATGAGGCACTGTGTCGGTTCACTTCGTGAAGGGGGCGACGATGGATTTCACCGCACTGATCATCGAGGCCGTCAGCGGCGCCATCGGCGGAAACGCCGCGGGGGCAGCGTCGAAGACCACCAGCCTGGGCCCGCTCGGCAACACGATCGCGGGCGCGATCGGCGGCGGCGTCGGCGGGCAGATCCTGACCTCGGTCCTCGGCCTCGGCGCCGGGGCGGCGGCCTCCGGCCTCGACGTCGGCTCCATCGTCTCGGGCTTTGCGTCCGGCGGCGTGAGCGGTGCGGTCACCGCGCTGGTGATCGGCCTCATCAAGTCGAAGCTCGCCACCAGATAGGCGGGCGCCCACTCTTCATGTTCCTTGCGTGCGGGGGCGATCGACATCGCTCCCTCCTCGCCGTCACCCCGGACTTGCCTCCCCAAATCCAGGGTTCCGGACGATAACGCCCCGCCTCGAACAACTGCAGACACGACCGAAGCCGACGCCTCAGTCCGCGCCGGAATCCCTCCAAAATATTTTTTCGATTCCCCATTTTTCCCTTGCGTTTCGCGAACGCAAGGAAAGTCCGCGCGTCGCTGCGCCGCACCGCCTCACCCCGGCCGCGGACCGGGGCTTTTCAGCGCTTCATCGCACATTTACCAGTTGCACTCCCCGGCAAATGGGCACAATCTGTTGTGGCTCCGCAGGGGGACACACGCAATCGTTGGTAAACCGGGCCCGCGACCCCATATCGTGGGCGGTGGCCTCGTCTGCGCCCCGGCAGAGGAGGGTCACGCTTTGTTCCAGGGCGTGGCGGGTGTAGGATGGGGGATCATCCCCCGAGTCGATCGTACGAAGCAGGGGTTGGTGCCATGGATTTCAGAGACACGTCGGAGAGCCGGGTGAACGAAGCCGCCGCCGCCACGCTGGAGGCCGCCGGAGCCGCGATCGCCGCTGCGTCGGCGGACGCGTCGCTCGCCGATTCCAAGTCGGTGGCGCCGCAGCCCTATCCGGTCGAGATCGACCGCAGCCGCGACGCACTCCTCACCGATTTCGGCAAGGAGACGCTGCGCGACCGCTATCTGCTGCCCGGCGAGAGCTACCAGGACCTGTTCGTTCGCGTCGCCTCCGCCTATGCCGACGATGCCGAGCACGCCCAGCGCATCTACGACTATATCTCGCGGCTGTGGTTCATGCCGGCGACGCCGGTGCTGTCGAACGGCGGCACCGGGCGCGGCCTGCCGATCAGCTGCTACCTCAATTCGGTACCCGACAGCCTGGAGGGCATCGTCCAGACCTGGAACGAGAATGTCTGGCTCGCGTCGCGCGGCGGCGGCATCGGCACCTATTGGGGCAATGTCCGCGGCATCGGCGAGCCGGTCGGCCTCAACGGCAAGACCAGCGGCATCATCCCCTTCGTCCGCGTGATGGACAGCCTGACGCTGGCGATCAGCCAGGGGTCGCTGCGTAGGGGGAGCGCCGCCTGCTACCTCGACATCTCGCATCCGGAGATCGAGGAGTTTCTCGAGGTGCGCAAGCCCTCGGGCGACTTCAACCGCAAGGCGCTCAACCTCCACCACGGCGTGCTCATCCCCGACGCGTTCATGGAGGCGGTGCGCGACGGCGCCGAATGGGAGCTGAAGTCGCCGAAGGACGGCTCGGTCCGCGGCAAGGTCGACGCGCGCGCGCTGTTCCAGAAGCTGGTCGAGACCCGCCTCGCCACCGGCGAGCCCTATATCGTGTTCTCGGACCACGTGAACTCGACGATGCCCAAGCATCACCGCGACCTGGGGCTCAAGGTCTCGACCTCGAACCTCTGCTCGGAGATCACGCTGCCCACTGGCCGCGACCATCTCGGCAACGATCGCACCGCGGTGTGCTGCCTCAGCTCATTGAACCTCGAGACCTGGGACGAGTGGAAGGGCGACAAGCAGTTCATCGAGGACGTGATGCGCTTCCTCGACAACGTCCTGACCGACTATATCGAGCGCGCGCCCGACGAGATGGCCCGCGCCCGCTATTCGGCGAGCCGCGAGCGTTCGGTCGGCCTCGGCGTGATGGGCTTCCACAGCTTCCTCCAGGCGCGCGGCCTGCCGATGGAGGGCGCGACCGCCAAGGCATGGAACCTCAAGATCTTCAAGCACATCAACGCCCAGGTGAACGAGGCGTCGATGGCGCTGGCGATCGAGCGCGGCCCGTGCCCCGACGCCGCCGAGATGGGGGTGATGGAGCGCTTCAGCTGCAAGATGGCGATCGCGCCGACCGCGTCGATCAGCATCATCTGCGGCGGCACCTCGGCGTGCATCGAGCCGATCCCGGCCAACATCTACACCCACAAGACGCTGTCGGGCTCGTTCGCGGTCAAGAATCCGTATCTGGAGAAGCTGCTGACCGAGAAGTCCAAGAACTCGGACGCAGTGTGGAACTCGATCCTCGAGCGCGGCGGCTCGGTCCAGCATCTCGATTTCCTGAGCCAGGACGAGAAGGACGTGTTCAAGACCTCGTTCGAGATCGACCAGCGCTGGCTGCTCGAGCTCGCCGGCGACCGCGCGCCCTATATCGACCAGGCGCAGTCGCTGAACCTGTTCATCCCGGCCGATGTCGAGAAATGGGACCTGCTGATGCTCCACTTCCGCGCGTGGGAGCTCGGCATCAAGTCGCTCTATTACCTGCGCTCCAAGTCGGTCCAGCGCGCGGGTTTCGCCGGCGGGGTCGAGGCCGACAACACCATCGACCTCAAGCAGATCGAGCTCGAGGCGAAGGACTATGACGAATGCCTGGCGTGCCAGTGAGGTGGGACGGGTAGGTCGCCCTCACCCTCCCATCGCTGACGCGATGGGCCCCTCCTTCTCCCATTGGGAGAGGGATTGCGGCGCATACCAATTCCCTCTCCCATTGGGAGAGGGAGGGAGCCGCGAAGCGGCGGAAGGGTGAGGGCGACACGATGTCCATGCGCCTCTACGCCAACCAACCCGCCGGCACCGTCACCCGACTCCGAACACTTCGCCGCAACGCGACCGAGGCGGAAAAGCGTTTGGTACGCGCGCTCAAGGAGGCATTCCCCACGCACAAGTGGCGTTTCCAGGCGCCGCTCGGCCCATTCCGTGTCGATGTCCTGTGCTTCTCCGAGCGACTGGTGATCGAGATCGACGGCGGCCAGCATGCTGAAGCCGCGGCCCACGACGCCGCCCGCACCCGCTTCATCGAAGGCGAAGGATACCGCGTCCTGCGCTTCTGGAACAACGACGTGATGGAAAACATCGAAGGCGTGATCGAGGCGATCCAAACCTCCCTCTCCCATTGGGAAAGGGAAGGGGCCCGCTCGGCGCAGCCGAGTGGGAAGGGTGAGGGTGACCGCGCATGATCGCACCCGCCACCCTCACCCCTCCGCCGCTGCGCGGCTCCTCCCCTCTCCCAAAGGGAGAGGGGATCATGAGTTCAGGCCTCCTCCTCGAACGTCACCGCGACGTCGCCGTTTGCGGACAGGCGCACCTTGTCGCCCTCGACCTCGGCGACCAGGCCGAGCGAGATGTAATGATGGTGCCCCTGGTGGCTGCCTTCGCCGCTGTCGGCCTTGATCAGCTTGATGCGGTCTCCTTCGACGCGGTCGACGGTGCCGACATGGACGCCGTCGGCGCCGATCACTTCCA
Coding sequences within it:
- a CDS encoding DUF3667 domain-containing protein; its protein translation is MGVDAAGEIITGALLGRAVEPHAGENRGDVGHGEGGLCLNCGTALVGPHCHRCGQSAHIHRSFGAIWHEILHGVVHFEGKLWSTLPLLAWRPGELTRRYVHGERARFVSPMALFLFSIFTMFAMFQIMGISPPSDINIGGKGELAVGLEEGHKRLEKDLAQAQKNRAKVPDGTKEAAALDKQVADAREALATLEKTESVLKPTLSTSKTSIHTGWERLDHGLEKAQKHPELMLYKLQSNSYKFSWLLIPLSLPFMWLMFFWKRDYKMYDHAVFVTYSLAFMSLLFIVLTLAGAVGVSNTWLGLVGTAVPVIHLYRQLRGAYQLRRRTAILRTFFLLMCIVIILTLFLVLVIGLGLVG
- a CDS encoding ribonucleoside-diphosphate reductase subunit alpha codes for the protein MDFRDTSESRVNEAAAATLEAAGAAIAAASADASLADSKSVAPQPYPVEIDRSRDALLTDFGKETLRDRYLLPGESYQDLFVRVASAYADDAEHAQRIYDYISRLWFMPATPVLSNGGTGRGLPISCYLNSVPDSLEGIVQTWNENVWLASRGGGIGTYWGNVRGIGEPVGLNGKTSGIIPFVRVMDSLTLAISQGSLRRGSAACYLDISHPEIEEFLEVRKPSGDFNRKALNLHHGVLIPDAFMEAVRDGAEWELKSPKDGSVRGKVDARALFQKLVETRLATGEPYIVFSDHVNSTMPKHHRDLGLKVSTSNLCSEITLPTGRDHLGNDRTAVCCLSSLNLETWDEWKGDKQFIEDVMRFLDNVLTDYIERAPDEMARARYSASRERSVGLGVMGFHSFLQARGLPMEGATAKAWNLKIFKHINAQVNEASMALAIERGPCPDAAEMGVMERFSCKMAIAPTASISIICGGTSACIEPIPANIYTHKTLSGSFAVKNPYLEKLLTEKSKNSDAVWNSILERGGSVQHLDFLSQDEKDVFKTSFEIDQRWLLELAGDRAPYIDQAQSLNLFIPADVEKWDLLMLHFRAWELGIKSLYYLRSKSVQRAGFAGGVEADNTIDLKQIELEAKDYDECLACQ
- a CDS encoding YbaY family lipoprotein, which gives rise to MRRASLLIPLLAGLVACQTAPSKEIATVPAAPSGQVTLTGTVIYRERIALPQDARLKVHISDVSRMDAPAPVIAETEIATEGRQVPIPFSLTYARARIDARGRYSVSARITDGSGRLIWITDTHNELPPPGETIELRLVRVTG
- a CDS encoding DUF3011 domain-containing protein; its protein translation is MRNKPVAALVIAALLSPAGTVPVAAQTRPVPLPSPVPDRPVPLPSPIVDRPVPLPSPVPGRPRPPRPPYPGNPGVRPPVYPGPGYGQTLRCESRRNRHQRCAANTENRVQLVRRLGGSCSYGRSWGYDRRSIWVDRGCRADFTYGRWAGGGGGGYYPPDRDKGPSTGAVIAGVAVAGGLIALLASSANKRKKEAAAAAAEPEAPATFPAGPPATLVADLSPLPPASRPSVQTCLREAARQIGATGGTRLTYDRLVSIEPGNGGWRFGASLTAAYPDGDRTLPFYCRATPTKVIQLDFANG
- a CDS encoding DUF2171 domain-containing protein, whose protein sequence is MADASAIREHMEVIGADGVHVGTVDRVEGDRIKLIKADSGEGSHQGHHHYISLGLVAEVEGDKVRLSANGDVAVTFEEEA
- a CDS encoding endonuclease domain-containing protein — translated: MSMRLYANQPAGTVTRLRTLRRNATEAEKRLVRALKEAFPTHKWRFQAPLGPFRVDVLCFSERLVIEIDGGQHAEAAAHDAARTRFIEGEGYRVLRFWNNDVMENIEGVIEAIQTSLSHWEREGARSAQPSGKGEGDRA